A part of Phoenix dactylifera cultivar Barhee BC4 chromosome 2, palm_55x_up_171113_PBpolish2nd_filt_p, whole genome shotgun sequence genomic DNA contains:
- the LOC103716275 gene encoding cytochrome P450 734A1-like isoform X2, with translation MDLVSLVYLSLGIFTLCMLSKALTVVWWNPLRIQKHFLDQGIRGPGYSLLFGNLKDIAQIHRQLQRAPPLPSPSESKSHHYMAERIFPHVPFWSTKYGKNFLLWIGPSPFLVVTDPELIKRMFNEPHHYFITENPPLRRVLGQSLPVSVGDEWANKRRILSPLFNMEALKDMSQIIAKATNKMVDRWSKFIKLNDWEVDVQHEFEDLAENIAAIIVFGKNAELGKQIGHLQLKLQDVTSKVLRIAYVPGSRDEQENDFLGFLLSSTLTQEQIEDECRVFSTAGYDTISMALSWAFILLGTHTEWQDKAREEIDEVLKGNQPSFEILGRLKILNMVVNETLRLYPPVPLAAREAKKDVRLEGLDIPGGTTFAIPIIAIHYDKEVWGDNAAEFDPSRFAQGASKSAKHPKAFMPFTHGPRMCLGMNFALLEIRLVLAMILQSFTFVTSPTYKHDPVHALTMKPGKGAQIIFKKI, from the exons ATGGACTTGGTTAGCTTGGTCTATCTTTCCTTGGGCATCTTTACGTTATGCATGCTCTCCAAGGCTCTCACTGTCGTCTGGTGGAATCCTTTGAGGATCCAAAAGCATTTCCTTGACCAGGGAATCAGAGGCCCCGGTTACAGTCTCCTCTTTGGGAACCTAAAGGATATTGCTCAAATCCATCGCCAGCTTCAGCGTGCACCACCTCTGCCATCGCCAAGTGAGAGCAAATCACACCACTACATGGCTGAACGCATCTTCCCTCACGTTCCCTTTTGGAGTACAAAGTATG GAAAGAACTTCTTATTGTGGATTGGCCCTAGCCCTTTTCTGGTAGTCACAGATCCTGAGCTTATAAAAAGAATGTTTAATGAGCCGCACCACTACTTCATAACAGAAAATCCTCCACTTCGTCGGGTACTAGGTCAAAGTTTACCCGTGAGTGTAGGTGATGAATGGGCCAACAAAAGAAGAATTCTCAGTCCGCTGTTTAATATGGAAGCCCTCAAG GATATGTCACAGATTATTGCAAAAGCAACAAACAAGATGGTAGACAGGTGGTCTAAATTCATCAAATTAAATGATTGGGAAGTTGACGTGCAGCATGAATTCGAAGACCTCGCAGAAAATATTGCAGCCATTATTGTATTTGGAAAGAATGCTGAGCTAGGCAAGCAAATAGGCCATTTGCAGTTGAAACTCCAAGATGTGACTTCTAAAGTATTGAGGATTGCTTATGTCCCTGGCTCAAG AGATGAGCAAGAGAATGACTTTCTTGGGTTTTTACTTTCGTCAACCCTGACTCAAGAGCAGATTGAGGATGAATGCCGAGTCTTCTCCACTGCTGGTTATGACACCATATCCATGGCCTTGTCTTGGGCTTTCATACTCTTGGGCACACATACTGAATGGCAAGACAAAGCGCGAGAGGAAATTGATGAAGTGCTCAAAGGGAATCAACCCTCCTTCGAAATTCTTGGCCGGCTTAAAATA CTCAACATGGTAGTCAACGAAACGCTGCGACTGTATCCACCGGTGCCCCTCGCAGCCAGAGAAGCAAAGAAGGATGTCAGACTTGAAGGTCTGGATATCCCAGGCGGGACAACCTTCGCGATACCCATTATAGCAATCCACTATGACAAGGAGGTATGGGGGGACAACGCCGCCGAGTTCGATCCAAGCCGCTTCGCACAGGGAGCCTCCAAGTCGGCCAAACACCCCAAGGCTTTCATGCCTTTCACCCATGGGCCCAGGATGTGCCTCGGGATGAACTTTGCTCTCCTGGAGATCAGGTTGGTTCTTGCCATGATCTTGCAGAGTTTCACCTTCGTCACCTCGCCTACCTACAAGCATGACCCCGTGCATGCTCTCACCATGAAGCCTGGGAAAGGGGCGCAAatcatattcaaaaaaatatga
- the LOC103716264 gene encoding uncharacterized protein LOC103716264 — translation MAGHSLAHQDHNLVVPDHSLVIGQEFPDVETCRRTLKDIAIALHFDLRIVKSDRSRFIAKCSKEGCPWRVHVAKCPGVPTFSIRTLHGEHTCEGVRGLHHQQATVGWVARSVEARLRDNPQYKPKEILQDIREQHGVAVSYMQAWRGKERSMAAVHGTLEDGYRLLPAYCEQIKRTNPGSIALVYATGPENCFHRVFISYRASIYGFLHACRPLLELDRVQLKGKYLGGLLCASAVDADDTLYPLAFAIVDTESDENWMWFLSELRKLLGVNTDKMPVLTILSERQNGIVEAVETHFPTAFHGFCLRYVSESFRDEFKNSKLVNLFWNAVYALTAAEFEAKVTEMMEVQDVMPWFRLFPPNLWAVAYFEGVRYGHFTLGITEILYTWALDGHELPIVQMMEHIRHQLTAWFNDRRNMGMSCSSVLVPSAEKLISEAIADSRCYQVLRANKVEFEIVSSERTNIVDIQSWCCSCRRWQIYGIPCAHAAAALLSCGEDVRLYAQECFSIRKYREAYSQMIYPIPDRNLWKESGEGTEGGGNKADIIVRPPKTRRPPGRPKKKVLRIESLKRPKRVVQCGRCHLLGHSQKKCTLQI, via the coding sequence ATGGCTGGCCACTCATTAGCCCATCAGGATCATAATCTAGTTGTTCCAGACCATTCTCTTGTCATTGGCCAAGAGTTCCCAGATGTGGAAACCTGCAGAAGGACACTTAAAGATATTGCTATTGCTTTACATTTTGATCTTCGGATAGTGAAATCTGATAGGAGCCGATTCATAGCCAAGTGCTCCAAGGAAGGATGCCCCTGGCGAGTTCATGTAGCAAAGTGTCCTGGTGTCCCTACTTTCTCAATCAGGACCTTGCATGGGGAGCATACATGTGAAGGAGTTCGCGGTCTTCATCACCAGCAAGCCACTGTGGGTTGGGTTGCCAGATCCGTGGAGGCCCGACTAAGAGATAATCCACAATACAAACCAAAGGAGATATTGCAAGATATCCGTGAACAGCATGGGGTTGCTGTGTCTTATATGCAAGCTTGGCGTGGGAAAGAGCGAAGCATGGCTGCAGTCCATGGCACTCTTGAGGATGGATATCGCCTTCTTCCAGCATACTGTGAACAAATAAAGAGAACAAATCCTGGGAGCATTGCATTAGTTTATGCAACCGGTCCAGAAAACTGCTTCCATCGTGTGTTTATTTCCTACCGTGCATCAATATATGGTTTTCTGCATGCTTGCCGGCCACTATTGGAACTTGATAGGGTACAACTTAAAGGAAAATACCTTGGAGGTTTGCTTTGTGCCTCAGCTGTTGATGCTGATGACACACTATATCCGCTGGCATTTGCTATTGTGGACACAGAGAGCGACGAAAATTGGATGTGGTTTCTATCAGAATTGCGAAAGCTCCTTGGAGTTAATACAGACAAGATGCCTGTATTAACAATTTTGTCCGAGAGACAGAATGGCATCGTAGAAGCAGTTGAAACCCATTTCCCCACTGCTTTTCATGGATTCTGCCTGCGTTATGTAAGCGAGAGCTTCCGTGATgagttcaaaaattcaaaattagtcAACCTCTTTTGGAATGCTGTGTATGCTCTCACTGCAGCTGAATTTGAGGCAAAGGTAACTGAGATGATGGAAGTTCAAGATGTTATGCCTTGGTTCCGTCTTTTTCCACCTAACCTCTGGGCTGTTGCATACTTTGAGGGGGTACGTTATGGTCACTTCACTCTGGGAATCACGGAGATATTGTATACTTGGGCCCTTGATGGCCATGAACTTCCTATCGTGCAAATGATGGAACACATACGCCATCAATTAACTGCTTGGTTTAATGATCGTCGCAATATGGGAATGTCATGTTCCTCAGTTCTTGTTCCCTCTGCTGAGAAGCTTATTTCAGAAGCTATTGCTGATTCACGTTGTTATCAAGTCCTCCGTGCAAATAAAGTGGAGTTTGAGATTGTATCATCTGAGAGAACAAATATTGTTGATATACAGAGCTGGTGTTGCTCATGTCGTCGGTGGCAAATCTATGGTATCCCATGTGCACACGCGGCTGCTGCACTTCTATCTTGTGGTGAAGATGTCCGGCTCTATGCTCAAGAGTGTTTCAGCATTAGGAAATACAGAGAAGCCTATTCACAAATGATATATCCCATTCCAGATAGAAATCTTTGGAAGGAATCAGGTGAGGGAACAGAAGGTGGAGGTAACAAAGCAGATATTATTGTACGCCCTCCTAAGACTCGTCGGCCACCTGGCCGCCCCAAAAAGAAGGTTCTTCGGATAGAAAGTTTAAAGCGCCCAAAGCGAGTTGTTCAATGCGGCCGATGTCATCTATTAGGGCATTCTCAAAAGAAATGTACATTGCAAATCTGA
- the LOC103716275 gene encoding cytochrome P450 734A1-like isoform X1, producing the protein MDLVSLVYLSLGIFTLCMLSKALTVVWWNPLRIQKHFLDQGIRGPGYSLLFGNLKDIAQIHRQLQRAPPLPSPSESKSHHYMAERIFPHVPFWSTKYGKNFLLWIGPSPFLVVTDPELIKRMFNEPHHYFITENPPLRRVLGQSLPVSVGDEWANKRRILSPLFNMEALKDMSQIIAKATNKMVDRWSKFIKLNDWEVDVQHEFEDLAENIAAIIVFGKNAELGKQIGHLQLKLQDVTSKVLRIAYVPGSRFIPNPLNYKCVWLKKEVDKLIKELIKSRYLSRDEQENDFLGFLLSSTLTQEQIEDECRVFSTAGYDTISMALSWAFILLGTHTEWQDKAREEIDEVLKGNQPSFEILGRLKILNMVVNETLRLYPPVPLAAREAKKDVRLEGLDIPGGTTFAIPIIAIHYDKEVWGDNAAEFDPSRFAQGASKSAKHPKAFMPFTHGPRMCLGMNFALLEIRLVLAMILQSFTFVTSPTYKHDPVHALTMKPGKGAQIIFKKI; encoded by the exons ATGGACTTGGTTAGCTTGGTCTATCTTTCCTTGGGCATCTTTACGTTATGCATGCTCTCCAAGGCTCTCACTGTCGTCTGGTGGAATCCTTTGAGGATCCAAAAGCATTTCCTTGACCAGGGAATCAGAGGCCCCGGTTACAGTCTCCTCTTTGGGAACCTAAAGGATATTGCTCAAATCCATCGCCAGCTTCAGCGTGCACCACCTCTGCCATCGCCAAGTGAGAGCAAATCACACCACTACATGGCTGAACGCATCTTCCCTCACGTTCCCTTTTGGAGTACAAAGTATG GAAAGAACTTCTTATTGTGGATTGGCCCTAGCCCTTTTCTGGTAGTCACAGATCCTGAGCTTATAAAAAGAATGTTTAATGAGCCGCACCACTACTTCATAACAGAAAATCCTCCACTTCGTCGGGTACTAGGTCAAAGTTTACCCGTGAGTGTAGGTGATGAATGGGCCAACAAAAGAAGAATTCTCAGTCCGCTGTTTAATATGGAAGCCCTCAAG GATATGTCACAGATTATTGCAAAAGCAACAAACAAGATGGTAGACAGGTGGTCTAAATTCATCAAATTAAATGATTGGGAAGTTGACGTGCAGCATGAATTCGAAGACCTCGCAGAAAATATTGCAGCCATTATTGTATTTGGAAAGAATGCTGAGCTAGGCAAGCAAATAGGCCATTTGCAGTTGAAACTCCAAGATGTGACTTCTAAAGTATTGAGGATTGCTTATGTCCCTGGCTCAAG GTTTATCCCTAATCCCTTAAATTACAAGTGCGTTTGGTTGAAAAAAGAGGTGGACAAATTAATCAAAGAGCTGATCAAGAGCCGCTATTTGAGCAGAGATGAGCAAGAGAATGACTTTCTTGGGTTTTTACTTTCGTCAACCCTGACTCAAGAGCAGATTGAGGATGAATGCCGAGTCTTCTCCACTGCTGGTTATGACACCATATCCATGGCCTTGTCTTGGGCTTTCATACTCTTGGGCACACATACTGAATGGCAAGACAAAGCGCGAGAGGAAATTGATGAAGTGCTCAAAGGGAATCAACCCTCCTTCGAAATTCTTGGCCGGCTTAAAATA CTCAACATGGTAGTCAACGAAACGCTGCGACTGTATCCACCGGTGCCCCTCGCAGCCAGAGAAGCAAAGAAGGATGTCAGACTTGAAGGTCTGGATATCCCAGGCGGGACAACCTTCGCGATACCCATTATAGCAATCCACTATGACAAGGAGGTATGGGGGGACAACGCCGCCGAGTTCGATCCAAGCCGCTTCGCACAGGGAGCCTCCAAGTCGGCCAAACACCCCAAGGCTTTCATGCCTTTCACCCATGGGCCCAGGATGTGCCTCGGGATGAACTTTGCTCTCCTGGAGATCAGGTTGGTTCTTGCCATGATCTTGCAGAGTTTCACCTTCGTCACCTCGCCTACCTACAAGCATGACCCCGTGCATGCTCTCACCATGAAGCCTGGGAAAGGGGCGCAAatcatattcaaaaaaatatga